One Vigna unguiculata cultivar IT97K-499-35 chromosome 7, ASM411807v1, whole genome shotgun sequence genomic region harbors:
- the LOC114191216 gene encoding uncharacterized protein LOC114191216 codes for MRATQSRPKSYLDKRRRPLEFEVGDHVFLTITPTTILTSSKVEEVDSLIHRPYQITRRIGPVAYEIALPPHLKNLYNVFDVSQLRKYIADPTHVMEQDDVQVREDLMIGVGPVRILESQVKQLRGKEI; via the coding sequence ATGCGTGCAACTCAGAGTCGACCAAAGTCTTATCTAGATAAGAGGAGAAGGCCGCTTGAGTTTGAGGTAGGAGACCATGTATTTCTCACAATTACTCCCACAACAATATTGACGAGCTCTAAAgtcgaggaagttgactcctTGATTCATCGTCCGTATCAGATCACTaggaggattggaccagtggCGTACGAGATTGCCTTGCCACCTCACCTGAAGAATCTATACAATGTCTTCGATGTGTCACAACTGAGGAAGTACATTGCAGATCCTACACATGTAATGGAGCAGGATGATGTCCAAGTGCGCGAGGACCTGATGATCGGAGTTGGACCAGTGAGAATTCTAGAGtctcaagtcaaacaactcAGAGGGAAAGAGATCTGA